The following is a genomic window from Methanothermobacter sp..
TCATCAGGCACCCTGTTATAAGTATGAGGCTACCTGAGACCATCACGGTCCTTGACCCAACCCTGTCAAGCAGGAAACCGATAACAGGTGCCCCAAGGGCCATTGTCATCACAAATGGGAGTAAACTGAAACTGGCCATTGATTCTGATAGTGAAAGGGCCAGGAGGGCATAGCTTGGTATGAAGACGATGGCCGACTGTGACAGGCCATTACCTGCGGATATTGCAGTTGCAATCCTGACCTCCCTTTCCCTCAGGAGGTCCACCTGTATTATGGGGTCCCGGGCACTGTTCTCAACGCGCCAGAGGATGGGTAGAAGTGCTATGGCGATTAGAAGGGGAAGTGAAACGATTGGTCTTGTGATGCTCCCGGGGATATCTGCTGTATCAAGCTGATTTATGCCAATGGCCAGTGATGTGACGAGAACGGCAAGTATGATGGTCCCCAGGACATCAAAACCACCCTCATCATCTTTAACCGTGACGGGGAGTATGAAGAACCCTGCTATAATAATGATGGCTGCTATTGGGATGTTGATGAGGAAAAGCCACTCCCACCCGTAGGGGAGTATGAAACCTGCAAGCACGGGACCTGCTATTGATGAGAAACCGAATACCGATCCAATGATACCCAGAGCCCTGCCACGGCTTTCAGGGGGGAACGTGTCCCCTATGAATGCACTTGCAACGGGGAAGATGCCCCCGGCACCGAATCCCTGAAGGGATCTTCCGAGGATGAGAAGGGGATATGATGGTGATAGTGCTGTTATGGCGGATCCCGCTGCAAAGAGGGTTATGTCAAGGATGTAAATGTTTCTCCGCCCGTACCTGTCTGAGAGCTTTGCCATGACAGGTGTTCCCACCATGAAGAAGAGTATGTATGATGCAAACATCCATGATGCAAGGCGGGGGTCCACATGGAATGATTTCTCGATTGCAGGAAGCGCCGGACCGATTATTCCTATATCCAGCGCCCCCATGAATACTCCGGCAAAGAGCAGTACCAGTATTATGTTTCTGCTTTTTTTGTCCATGTGAAATATTCAGTGTTCAACCGATAAATCCTTTATCAATTTCACGGAAAGAAAGTTTCCTGGAATTTTGTGGTTGGGATTGTGAAAAAATAATCAACGGAAAAGAGGGTTCCTTGAATTTTGTGGTTTAGGGATTGTGAAAAAGATGGGGATTTTGAAAAGGAGAAAGGTTTCAGCGAATCTCACTGGTTTATGAGTTTAAGTCCAGTGATCTCCGCTGTATTGGTGTCCAGTGCACGCAGGTCATCGGGGCTGAATTTCCTTATGTCGTCGTGGCCTGCAAGCTGTGCCAGCATCTTGGCCTCCTCGGTCATGGACTTTATGTAATTGGCAACCCTTCTGGCTGCAAGGTCCACGTCCATCCTTTTCCGCAGGGCGGGGTCCTGTGTTGCCACACCAACCGGGCACTTACCGGTGTAGCACATACGGCAGGCACGGCATCCCATGGCGATCATTGCACCTGTACCGATGTAGACCGCATCTGCACCCATTGCCATGGCCTTGGCGACGTCGGCACCGCTCCTGATACCCCCTGTTATGATGAGGTCAACCTCATCCTTGAGCCCGATATCATTGAGGCCGTTAACTGCCTGCACAAGGGCTGCGAGGGTTGGAACACCTGTATGCTCTATAACAACCTCAGGTGCAGCACCGGTTCCCCCCTCCATTCCATCAACTGATATCACATCTGCACCGGCCTCGGCGGCGATCTGGACGTCCTCGTAGACCCTTCCAGGTCCAAGTTTGACAACGATCGGCACCCTCCAGTCGGTGACCTCCCTGAGGAGTTCTATGTGCTTTGCAAGGTCACCCTCCCTTGTGGCGTCAAGGAAACGGGCAGGGCTGAGGGCATCTGTTCCCTCGGGTATTCCACGGATCTTTGCAACCTCAGGGCTCACCTTCTCTGCCAGGAGGTGCCCACCCATTCCAGGTTTTGCGCCCTGACCTATCTT
Proteins encoded in this region:
- a CDS encoding MFS transporter — protein: MDKKSRNIILVLLFAGVFMGALDIGIIGPALPAIEKSFHVDPRLASWMFASYILFFMVGTPVMAKLSDRYGRRNIYILDITLFAAGSAITALSPSYPLLILGRSLQGFGAGGIFPVASAFIGDTFPPESRGRALGIIGSVFGFSSIAGPVLAGFILPYGWEWLFLINIPIAAIIIIAGFFILPVTVKDDEGGFDVLGTIILAVLVTSLAIGINQLDTADIPGSITRPIVSLPLLIAIALLPILWRVENSARDPIIQVDLLREREVRIATAISAGNGLSQSAIVFIPSYALLALSLSESMASFSLLPFVMTMALGAPVIGFLLDRVGSRTVMVSGSLILITGCLMMALLSSTLGLFILAEVLMALGLITVIGAPLRYIMLSEAPPEHRASGQALLNILSSAGQLVGGAMIGGVVASIGGTGGYRYSFILLVFVAITIFLLSIRLKRREEQIATMKRNL